A window of the Virgibacillus pantothenticus genome harbors these coding sequences:
- the lspA gene encoding signal peptidase II yields the protein MYWYYIIALLIIALDQASKWLIVTKLELGERLTIIENFFYITSHRNTGAAWGILEGQMTFFYIVTVIVVAVVVYYIQAYAKDSKLLGLALSFVLGGAVGNFIDRVFRKEVVDFFDFIIFGYDFPIFNVADSSLVVGVFLIIITMFIDERRKGKMST from the coding sequence ATGTATTGGTATTACATCATTGCACTATTAATAATTGCGCTCGACCAGGCGAGTAAATGGCTGATTGTAACAAAGCTGGAACTAGGAGAACGGCTTACGATAATAGAGAATTTTTTCTATATAACTTCTCACCGTAATACAGGTGCTGCTTGGGGGATATTAGAAGGGCAAATGACCTTTTTCTATATTGTGACTGTCATTGTTGTAGCCGTCGTAGTTTATTACATACAAGCATATGCGAAAGATAGTAAACTGTTAGGCCTTGCATTAAGTTTTGTATTGGGTGGAGCTGTCGGTAATTTTATTGACCGTGTGTTTCGTAAAGAAGTTGTCGATTTTTTTGATTTTATTATCTTTGGTTATGATTTCCCAATCTTTAATGTAGCGGATTCCAGTTTAGTTGTAGGGGTTTTTCTCATCATTATTACCATGTTTATTGATGAACGAAGGAAAGGGAAAATGTCAACATGA
- a CDS encoding dihydroorotase, which translates to MKQLIKNINHLLPTGELVKHDILIENDKITKLAPVIKEQADREIEGNEQLAVPGFIDVHIHLREPGGEHKETILTGTKAAARGGYTTVCAMPNTNPVQDTVAIVQALHQKIDNDAVIRVFPYAAITKQLQGKELTDIPALAQTDIFAFTDDGVGIQTANQMLQAMKLAKAYNKAIVAHCEDNSIVYGGVVHDGEVSERLNVPGIPSLAESVQIARDVLLAEATGCHYHVCHVSTKESVRVIRDAKKAGIHVTAEVTPHHLLLNESDITTVDTNFKMNPPLRAKEDQEALLAGLLDGTIDFIATDHAPHAAHEKEQGMLHAPFGIVGLEHAFSLLYTHLVLTEKVTLQQLIAWMASKPAATFGLPYGTLLEGSIADITLIDLQKSITIDKNALYSKGKNTPFHGWSAQAAPTLTMVAGKIVYEGEK; encoded by the coding sequence ATGAAACAGTTGATCAAAAATATCAACCACCTTTTACCTACGGGGGAGTTAGTTAAGCACGATATTTTAATCGAAAATGATAAGATTACTAAACTAGCACCAGTGATTAAAGAGCAAGCGGATAGAGAAATAGAGGGTAACGAGCAATTAGCAGTTCCAGGGTTCATTGATGTTCATATTCATTTACGGGAACCTGGCGGTGAACATAAGGAAACGATTCTTACAGGTACAAAAGCAGCAGCTCGAGGCGGCTATACTACTGTGTGTGCGATGCCCAATACAAATCCTGTACAGGACACGGTAGCGATTGTACAGGCGTTACACCAAAAAATTGACAATGACGCGGTAATTCGTGTTTTCCCTTATGCTGCGATAACGAAACAGCTACAAGGAAAAGAGCTAACCGATATACCTGCATTAGCTCAGACAGATATTTTTGCGTTTACCGATGATGGGGTTGGTATCCAAACGGCTAACCAAATGCTTCAAGCAATGAAGCTTGCAAAAGCGTATAATAAAGCAATTGTTGCCCACTGCGAAGACAACTCCATTGTATATGGGGGTGTTGTCCATGATGGTGAAGTGAGTGAACGCTTGAATGTACCGGGAATTCCTTCGCTTGCAGAGTCCGTACAAATTGCTAGAGATGTGTTATTAGCTGAAGCTACAGGATGTCATTATCATGTTTGCCATGTAAGCACGAAAGAATCTGTTCGGGTAATTCGAGATGCTAAAAAAGCTGGTATTCATGTTACGGCAGAAGTAACGCCACATCATCTACTACTCAATGAATCTGATATTACGACGGTCGATACCAATTTTAAGATGAACCCGCCATTACGCGCAAAAGAAGATCAGGAGGCGCTGTTAGCTGGATTGTTAGACGGTACGATTGATTTTATTGCCACCGATCATGCACCACATGCTGCACATGAAAAGGAACAGGGGATGTTACATGCTCCGTTTGGGATTGTAGGTTTAGAGCATGCATTTTCCTTACTTTATACGCATCTTGTCTTAACGGAGAAAGTGACCTTGCAGCAATTAATTGCTTGGATGGCTTCAAAACCAGCAGCAACATTTGGTCTTCCTTATGGGACGTTACTAGAAGGTTCTATAGCTGATATCACATTGATTGATTTGCAAAAATCGATAACGATAGATAAAAACGCTCTCTATTCTAAAGGAAAAAATACACCTTTCCATGGATGGAGTGCACAAGCTGCACCAACGTTAACGATGGTAGCAGGAAAGATCGTATATGAGGGGGAAAAATAA
- the pyrR gene encoding bifunctional pyr operon transcriptional regulator/uracil phosphoribosyltransferase PyrR, with protein MKKKVDLLDASAINRALTRIAHEILEKNKGGEDLVLVGIKTRGVPISKRLQAKINQIENMVVPIGDLDITLYRDDLDKANEGEDPDLKATHIATDINGKKVVLVDDVLYTGRTVRAAMDAVMDIGRPAQIQLGVLVDRGHRELPIRADYVGKNIPTSEKEIVMVKLEEIDGTEDTVSIYEK; from the coding sequence ATGAAGAAAAAAGTAGACTTACTTGATGCATCAGCAATTAATCGAGCATTAACCAGAATTGCCCATGAAATATTAGAAAAAAATAAAGGTGGAGAAGATTTGGTGCTAGTCGGGATAAAAACTCGTGGTGTACCAATCTCAAAACGCTTACAAGCGAAGATTAACCAAATTGAAAATATGGTTGTCCCCATTGGTGACCTGGATATTACACTGTATCGAGATGACTTGGATAAAGCGAATGAAGGGGAAGATCCGGATTTAAAAGCAACACATATTGCCACTGATATTAATGGTAAAAAAGTTGTACTAGTTGATGATGTTCTTTATACAGGAAGAACTGTTCGTGCGGCGATGGATGCGGTTATGGATATCGGAAGACCCGCCCAAATTCAATTAGGTGTTCTGGTTGACCGAGGACATCGAGAGCTTCCGATACGTGCTGATTATGTTGGCAAGAATATACCAACTTCTGAAAAAGAAATTGTTATGGTAAAACTTGAAGAAATTGATGGAACAGAAGATACCGTTTCTATTTATGAAAAATAA
- a CDS encoding aspartate carbamoyltransferase catalytic subunit: MRHFISLNDWTKREIMELLQLAEHYREQAFILSEQLFAANLFFEPSTRTKMSFIVAQRKLGLDVLDFNEEFSSTKKGESLYDTAKTFEAIGANMLVIRHRDDCWIEKLEGNLSIPIINAGAGKKEHPTQCLLDLLTIYQEFQKFKGINVVIAGDISHSRVAKSNAYTLQKMGAHVYLTAAEGCKDRSLPFPYISMDEAVEIADTLMLLRIQHERHEVAYDQTTSYLDKYGLTKQREKCMQPQAIILHPAPINRNVEIDTDLVECNRSRIFKQMNNGVYARMAIMSSVLKEWGSIHETVDQKYQPPFTYGGVS, translated from the coding sequence ATGCGACATTTTATTTCTTTAAACGACTGGACGAAACGAGAGATCATGGAGCTGTTACAATTAGCAGAGCATTACCGTGAGCAGGCCTTTATTCTAAGCGAGCAACTGTTTGCAGCGAATTTATTCTTTGAACCAAGCACACGTACAAAAATGAGTTTTATCGTTGCCCAACGCAAACTAGGACTTGATGTGCTTGATTTTAATGAAGAATTTTCCAGTACCAAAAAGGGTGAATCGCTATATGACACAGCCAAAACTTTTGAGGCTATTGGCGCTAACATGTTAGTAATCCGACATCGAGATGATTGCTGGATAGAAAAACTGGAAGGCAACTTATCAATTCCAATCATTAATGCAGGGGCAGGAAAAAAAGAACATCCAACCCAATGCTTGTTAGATTTACTAACCATTTATCAGGAGTTTCAGAAGTTTAAAGGTATAAACGTTGTCATTGCAGGTGATATTTCACACAGCCGTGTAGCGAAGTCGAATGCATACACATTACAAAAAATGGGGGCACATGTGTATTTAACAGCAGCTGAAGGATGTAAAGATCGCTCGCTTCCGTTTCCTTATATATCTATGGACGAAGCGGTAGAAATAGCGGATACGCTAATGTTATTGCGTATTCAACACGAAAGACATGAAGTAGCTTACGATCAAACAACAAGCTATTTAGACAAATACGGTTTAACGAAGCAACGAGAAAAATGCATGCAGCCACAAGCAATTATTCTTCATCCAGCACCAATTAATCGAAATGTCGAAATCGATACGGATTTGGTTGAGTGTAATCGATCGCGAATTTTTAAGCAAATGAATAACGGTGTTTATGCAAGAATGGCAATTATGAGTAGTGTACTAAAAGAATGGGGGTCTATCCATGAAACAGTTGATCAAAAATATCAACCACCTTTTACCTACGGGGGAGTTAGTTAA
- a CDS encoding RluA family pseudouridine synthase: MTKNKYIVREEDHKSRIDKLLADQNREISRSRVQSWITDAYVTVNGKPVKANYKCQQGDLIEWIIPKAEPLSLVPEAIALDIVYEDKDILVVNKPKGMVVHPSAGHQHGTLVHALLYHCTDLSGINGVERPGIVHRLDKDTSGLLVVAKHDEAHQQLAEQLVQKTMKRTYQALVHGEIAHEKGMIEAPIGRDPKDRQKMSVVENGKEAITHFRVLRAYPDYSHVECQLETGRTHQIRVHMKYIGYPIVGDPKYGPRKTLQANGQVLHAKELRFYHPISKQPMHFSTDLPAYFQELLAYIQKLY; the protein is encoded by the coding sequence ATGACGAAGAATAAATATATCGTACGTGAAGAAGATCATAAAAGTCGAATTGATAAACTTTTAGCTGATCAAAATAGAGAGATATCCCGCTCCAGGGTACAATCATGGATTACAGATGCTTATGTAACTGTAAACGGCAAACCGGTAAAGGCAAATTATAAATGCCAGCAAGGGGATCTTATTGAGTGGATTATTCCTAAAGCGGAACCTTTATCCTTGGTTCCAGAGGCTATTGCTTTAGACATTGTTTATGAAGATAAAGATATTTTAGTCGTTAATAAACCAAAAGGGATGGTAGTTCATCCTTCTGCTGGTCATCAGCATGGAACTTTAGTACATGCGTTGCTTTACCACTGTACAGATTTATCGGGTATTAATGGTGTAGAAAGGCCAGGAATTGTTCATCGGCTTGATAAGGATACAAGTGGTTTGCTTGTTGTTGCAAAGCATGACGAGGCACATCAACAATTAGCAGAGCAGCTAGTGCAAAAAACGATGAAGCGTACGTATCAGGCACTTGTGCATGGCGAAATAGCACATGAAAAAGGAATGATTGAAGCTCCGATTGGTAGAGATCCAAAAGATAGACAAAAAATGAGTGTTGTCGAAAATGGCAAGGAAGCTATTACTCACTTCCGTGTACTTCGTGCTTATCCGGATTATTCCCATGTAGAATGTCAATTAGAGACAGGAAGAACCCATCAGATTCGTGTCCATATGAAATATATCGGTTACCCTATTGTCGGAGATCCAAAATATGGTCCAAGAAAAACATTACAAGCTAATGGTCAAGTATTACATGCAAAAGAATTACGGTTTTACCATCCAATATCAAAGCAACCGATGCATTTTTCGACGGATTTACCAGCGTATTTCCAAGAATTGCTTGCCTATATCCAAAAATTGTATTGA
- a CDS encoding carbamoyl phosphate synthase small subunit: MGKRQLVLEDGTVFIGEGFGSEQEAIGEVVFNTGMTGYQEIITDPSYCGQIVMMTYPLAGNYGINRDDVETVTPFIHGFIVKEVAAYPSNFRSEETLNDYLKANQIPGISGVDTRKLTKIIRLQGTMKAAIADSAIPYEQIVRQLRKTKLPKDQVRKTSTLKPYVVPGRGNRIVVVDCGMKHGILRELTKRNCHITVVPYNYSAEDILRLKADGLLLTNGPGNPKDVPETIAMIQQVIGKLPIFGICLGHQLLALACGADTEKMAFGHRGSNHPVKDLLTNKTYITSQNHSYAVQQASLAKTDLQLTQVALNDGTVEGIQHKRHAAFSVQYHPESSPGPEDTNHLFDTFLTMTEQGAKEDEVYA, encoded by the coding sequence ATGGGGAAACGTCAGTTAGTATTAGAGGATGGAACGGTATTTATCGGTGAAGGGTTTGGCAGTGAACAGGAAGCAATTGGTGAAGTAGTATTCAACACAGGTATGACCGGGTATCAGGAAATTATCACGGACCCCTCCTATTGTGGGCAAATCGTCATGATGACTTACCCGCTCGCTGGTAATTACGGAATTAATCGTGACGACGTAGAAACAGTAACTCCGTTTATTCATGGGTTTATTGTCAAGGAAGTTGCAGCATATCCTTCTAATTTCCGAAGTGAAGAAACATTGAACGACTATTTAAAGGCGAACCAAATTCCTGGAATATCGGGAGTTGACACGAGAAAGCTTACGAAAATCATTCGTTTACAAGGAACGATGAAAGCTGCAATAGCTGATAGCGCGATTCCTTATGAACAAATTGTACGGCAATTAAGGAAAACAAAGCTACCGAAAGATCAGGTAAGAAAAACATCGACCTTAAAGCCTTATGTAGTACCAGGAAGAGGAAATCGAATTGTCGTTGTCGATTGTGGAATGAAACATGGAATCCTACGTGAATTAACAAAACGCAACTGTCACATCACAGTAGTTCCTTATAATTATAGTGCAGAAGACATACTTCGTCTAAAAGCTGATGGTTTATTGCTCACGAATGGACCAGGAAACCCTAAAGATGTGCCGGAGACAATTGCCATGATTCAACAAGTGATTGGGAAGCTGCCTATCTTTGGAATTTGTCTCGGTCATCAACTGCTCGCTTTAGCTTGTGGAGCGGATACAGAAAAAATGGCATTTGGTCATCGCGGGTCAAATCATCCGGTGAAAGATTTACTTACGAATAAAACATACATAACATCGCAAAATCATAGTTACGCCGTACAACAAGCTTCACTTGCAAAAACAGACTTGCAATTAACGCAAGTAGCATTAAATGATGGCACCGTTGAAGGGATACAACATAAACGTCATGCTGCTTTTTCAGTTCAATACCATCCGGAAAGTTCACCCGGACCAGAAGATACGAATCACTTGTTTGATACATTTTTAACCATGACAGAGCAAGGGGCCAAGGAGGATGAAGTATATGCCTAA
- the carB gene encoding carbamoyl-phosphate synthase large subunit has protein sequence MPKNESISKILVIGSGPIVIGQAAEFDYSGTQACQALREEGYTVILANSNPATIMTDHTVADKVYMEPLTVEFLTKIIRMEKPDALLPTLGGQTGLNLAVALDQTGILAEYNVTLLGTSLEAIQKAEDREKFRDLMHALNEPVPASQIVHTVDEACAFADEIGYPVIVRPAYTLGGTGGGMCNTKEELMTVTQNGLTLSPVHQCLIEKNIAGFKEIEYEVMRDKNDQAIVVCNMENIDPVGIHTGDSLVVAPSQTLSDREYQLLRNASLKIIRALEIEGGCNVQLALDPDSFQYYIIEVNPRVSRSSALASKATGYPIAKMAAKIAVGLTLDEIINPITGKTYACFEPALDYVVTKIPRFPFDKFTTGDRNLGTQMKATGEIMAIGRNFEESLLKGIRSLDIDTDQLWLESLTYLDEETLKTRLKKADDERIFVLAEALRRKMTVEEIFQITKIDRFFLVKLQQLMVLEQALTEQPNSPDVLRQAKERGFSDAHIARLWKITEDDVYTMRKQHEIVPVYKMVDTCAAEFASATPYFYSTYEEENESIASLRKKVLVLGSGPIRIGQGIEFDYATVHSVLALKEMGYEAIIMNNNPETVSTDFSISDKLYFEPLTLEDVMHVIDLEQPEGVIVQFGGQTAINLAAGLERRGVAILGTNLHAIDQAEDRDKFELLVDQLHLLRPKGKTVMKMERAKEVAEAIGYPVLVRPSYVIGGARMEIVYNEAELTAYLAKTEHINDKHPILIDKYVTGLEVEVDAISDGETVIIPGIMEHIERAGVHSGDSIAVYPPQRLSQSVKDQCLHAATKISHALQVKGLINIQFIVSDDHVYVLEVNPRASRTIPFLSKITGVIMANLATKCILGERLSDLGYQTGILPESDQVAVKVPVFSFEKLRSVDTILGPEMKSTGEAIGYDKTLEKALYKGLIASGIKLPQQGSVLLTVADKDKDEMLDIAQRFHQLGYQLYATEGTADYIHRAQIPVTKVGKIGSKQPNVLSVIENGEVQYVINTLTSGKQPRSDGFRIRRESVEHGIACLTNLDTANAILHIIDSMTFQAKPIERTKAQGARLAT, from the coding sequence ATGCCTAAAAATGAGTCGATTTCCAAAATTTTAGTAATTGGATCAGGGCCGATTGTGATAGGGCAGGCAGCTGAATTTGATTATTCGGGAACGCAAGCGTGTCAAGCGTTACGAGAAGAAGGCTATACTGTTATATTAGCTAACTCTAACCCCGCAACCATTATGACTGACCATACGGTAGCAGACAAAGTGTATATGGAACCATTAACGGTTGAATTTTTAACGAAAATCATTCGCATGGAAAAACCAGATGCATTACTGCCAACACTAGGCGGACAAACGGGATTAAATTTAGCAGTTGCCTTAGATCAAACGGGGATATTAGCCGAATATAATGTAACTTTATTAGGCACTTCCTTGGAAGCCATCCAAAAAGCAGAGGATCGGGAGAAATTCAGAGATTTAATGCATGCATTAAATGAACCTGTTCCAGCGAGCCAAATCGTTCACACCGTAGATGAAGCTTGTGCATTTGCAGATGAAATAGGTTACCCGGTAATCGTTCGTCCGGCATATACGCTTGGTGGAACAGGCGGAGGAATGTGTAATACAAAAGAAGAATTAATGACGGTTACACAAAATGGTCTAACTCTTTCTCCCGTTCATCAATGCTTAATCGAAAAAAATATTGCTGGCTTCAAAGAGATAGAATATGAAGTAATGCGGGATAAAAATGATCAAGCAATTGTCGTGTGTAATATGGAAAATATAGACCCTGTTGGCATTCATACTGGTGATTCACTCGTCGTTGCACCTTCACAAACGTTAAGTGACCGTGAATATCAGTTACTGCGCAACGCGTCTTTAAAAATTATTCGCGCATTAGAAATAGAAGGTGGGTGCAACGTTCAACTCGCTTTAGACCCAGACAGTTTTCAATATTACATTATTGAAGTTAACCCGCGGGTAAGTCGTTCATCTGCATTGGCATCAAAAGCAACGGGTTACCCAATTGCAAAAATGGCAGCGAAAATTGCCGTTGGTTTAACGCTTGATGAGATCATAAACCCTATTACTGGAAAAACATATGCATGCTTTGAACCAGCGCTCGATTATGTAGTAACGAAAATCCCGCGATTCCCATTTGATAAATTTACGACAGGAGATCGGAATCTCGGAACGCAGATGAAAGCAACTGGAGAAATCATGGCGATAGGCAGAAATTTTGAAGAATCGTTATTAAAAGGAATTCGTTCCTTGGATATTGATACCGACCAATTATGGTTGGAAAGCTTAACGTATTTAGATGAAGAGACTCTGAAAACGCGACTGAAAAAAGCGGACGATGAGCGGATTTTCGTTTTAGCGGAAGCTCTTAGAAGGAAAATGACGGTAGAAGAGATTTTCCAAATAACAAAAATAGATCGATTTTTCTTAGTGAAGTTGCAACAATTAATGGTATTAGAGCAAGCACTAACGGAGCAGCCAAATTCGCCAGACGTGCTAAGACAAGCGAAAGAACGCGGATTTTCAGATGCACATATCGCTCGCTTATGGAAAATAACAGAAGATGACGTATATACCATGCGTAAGCAGCATGAAATTGTGCCAGTATATAAAATGGTTGATACTTGTGCAGCAGAATTCGCCTCGGCAACACCGTATTTTTACAGTACGTATGAGGAAGAGAATGAATCCATTGCAAGTCTACGTAAAAAAGTGCTAGTTCTTGGCTCAGGTCCCATCCGGATTGGGCAAGGAATCGAATTTGATTATGCTACGGTACACTCCGTATTGGCACTAAAAGAAATGGGTTATGAAGCCATCATCATGAATAATAACCCAGAAACAGTGTCAACTGATTTTAGTATATCAGACAAGCTCTATTTTGAGCCTCTTACATTAGAAGATGTGATGCATGTGATCGATTTAGAGCAGCCGGAAGGGGTTATTGTACAATTTGGCGGGCAAACTGCAATCAACCTGGCTGCCGGATTAGAGCGACGTGGTGTAGCCATACTAGGAACAAACTTACATGCCATTGATCAAGCGGAGGACAGGGATAAATTTGAACTGCTTGTCGACCAGTTGCATTTATTGCGCCCGAAAGGAAAAACAGTGATGAAAATGGAACGTGCGAAAGAAGTGGCAGAGGCGATTGGCTATCCTGTGCTTGTTCGTCCGTCCTACGTCATTGGTGGAGCTAGAATGGAAATCGTCTATAATGAAGCAGAGCTTACAGCCTATCTGGCTAAAACGGAACATATAAATGACAAACATCCGATTTTAATTGATAAATATGTTACTGGATTGGAAGTAGAAGTGGATGCTATTAGTGACGGTGAAACGGTCATTATCCCTGGAATCATGGAGCATATTGAACGAGCTGGCGTTCACTCTGGGGATTCCATCGCCGTATATCCGCCGCAGCGACTCAGTCAATCCGTCAAAGATCAATGCTTACACGCCGCTACGAAGATATCTCATGCTTTACAAGTGAAAGGCTTAATCAATATTCAATTTATTGTAAGTGATGATCATGTGTATGTACTTGAAGTAAATCCAAGAGCAAGTCGTACGATCCCATTTTTAAGCAAAATTACCGGCGTAATCATGGCAAATTTGGCGACAAAATGTATTCTCGGTGAAAGACTATCCGATTTGGGTTACCAAACAGGCATCCTGCCAGAAAGTGACCAAGTAGCAGTGAAAGTACCTGTCTTTTCCTTTGAGAAGCTGCGTAGTGTAGATACTATCTTAGGACCAGAAATGAAATCAACCGGTGAAGCAATCGGCTATGATAAAACATTAGAAAAAGCATTATATAAAGGATTGATTGCTTCTGGAATTAAACTACCACAACAAGGTAGTGTGTTATTAACCGTTGCAGATAAAGATAAAGACGAAATGCTTGATATTGCTCAGCGCTTCCATCAATTAGGTTATCAACTGTATGCAACAGAAGGAACTGCCGACTATATCCACCGGGCACAGATACCAGTGACGAAAGTTGGGAAGATCGGATCTAAACAGCCAAATGTCCTTTCTGTCATTGAAAATGGTGAAGTGCAATATGTCATCAATACATTAACATCAGGAAAACAACCACGTTCCGATGGTTTTCGGATTCGCAGAGAATCTGTTGAACACGGTATTGCTTGTTTAACCAATTTAGATACAGCAAATGCAATCTTGCACATTATTGATTCAATGACATTTCAAGCAAAACCAATTGAACGAACAAAGGCGCAGGGCGCCCGTTTAGCAACGTAG